In the Besnoitia besnoiti strain Bb-Ger1 chromosome XII, whole genome shotgun sequence genome, one interval contains:
- a CDS encoding elongation factor TS protein (encoded by transcript BESB_023210), whose amino-acid sequence MARLPPSCLAGLRALCGAGLWKAQRASLLRAVRLEGRLSLLVGFPLSARLPCSFALSSSLSSRPLPASVSPVSPGLFAEPAFASLSSRLCSTSSSPAAPPAEKSKAADGDFLALVKKLRALTGGVSIGECRKALEASNMDLDEAAVYLRKRGVARAAKAADRVAAEGLIAVAALPVSEETLSPAGDGQTGTVVCLLELNSETDFVSKSPRFIALARAAARAAATAASRTSVCGTGAAQAGVTGDRQAAAGQADAKALSAFVIEAAKASFVDPEDFREAGLGEAFLQQGRRDEGDTCGASPSPCAAASGGAAGQQNTLEDVMVLLTQQFGEKLQISRVENVSVSSSAASASLSCCPPGSPSFPEEAAGWYVHGQVAEGVGRAAAVVVLDWRQKRDVESGAALEAACAKGKRAAVAALARLIAMQAVATRPRYVRLSDISEAEIENERSILRASVAHQFSSAASAPPEKMEKAVEGRLQAQLKEQTLLEQDFLLASQMETDVLRKNDSGEAGGTAAPQKEKKADNQTSSVKEALRRAAKSLGCEDLDIKDMRLLGIGLS is encoded by the exons ATGGCTCGACTGCCTCCTTCCTGCTTGGCAGGCCTCAGAGCCCTGTGTGGGGCGGGGCTCTGGAAGGCGCAGcgtgcctctcttcttcgcgcagtACGCCTAGAGgggcgtctctcgcttctcgtgGGGTTTCCGCTGTCTGCCCGTCTCCCTTGCTCATTtgccctttcttcttctctgagTTCACGACCTCTTCCTGCCTCAGTGTCGCCTGTGTCGCCGGGCTTGTTTGCAGAGCCTGCGTTCGCTTCCCTGTCCTCCCGCTTGTGCTCtacttcctcgtcgcctgccgccccgccggccGAAAAATCCAAGGCCGCAGACGGTGATTTTTTGGCGCTGGTGAAGAAGCTGAGGGCGCTGACGGGCGGCGTCAGCATTGGAGAGTGCCGAAAAGCGCTTGAGGCTTCGAATATG GacctcgacgaggcggcagTGTACCTGCGAAAGCGGGGCGTTGCTCGTGCTGCCAAGGCAGCGGACCGCGTGGCGGCCGAGGGCCTcatcgcggtcgcggccctGCCGGTctccgaggagacgctgtcccctgcgggcgacgggcAGACGGGCACGGTCGTGTGCCTGCTAGAGCTCAATTCCGAGACCGACTTCGTGTCGAAGAGTCCTCGATTCAtcgccctcgcgcgagccgctgcgcgcgccgcggccacAGCCGCCTCGAGAACCTCAGTGTGTGGGACGGGTGCCGCACAAGCCGGGGTGACAGGAGacaggcaggcggcggcgggccaagcagacgcgaaggcgctctctgccttcgtGATTGAAGCTGCGAAGGCCTCGTTCGTTGACCCCGAAGACTTTCGCGAAGCCGGACTAGGCGAGGCGTTCCTCCAGCAAGGCCGAAgggacgaaggagacaccTGTGGGGCGTCTCCGTctccctgcgcggccgcttctGGGGGCGCGGCTGGACAGCAGAATACGCTGGAGGACGTCATGGTTCTGCTCACGCAGCAGTTTGGTGAGAAGCTCCAGATCTCTCGCGTCGAGAACGTCAGTGTCTCatcgtctgccgcgtctgcgtccctcTCGTGTTGTCCGCCGGGGTCTCCTTCCTTCCCCGAGGAGGCTGCAGGCTGGTACGTGCATGGGCAAGTGGCTGAGGGCGTggggcgggcggccgcggtcgtGGTGCTGGACTGGCGACAGAAGCGAGAcgtcgagagcggcgcagcactggaggcggcctgcgccaaGGGCAAGcgggcggcggtggcggccctcgcgcggctcatTGCCATGCAGGCCGTGGCGACTCGCCCACGATACGTCAGACTGTCGGACATCTCGGAGGCGGAGATAGAGAACGAGCGGTCGATTCTGCGGGCTTCCGTCGCGCACCAGttctcgtctgcggcctccgcgccccccGAGAAGATGGAGAAGGCGGTCGAgggccgcctgcaggcccaGCTAAAGGAACAGACATTGCTCGAGCAAGATTTCCTTCTGGCCTCGCAGATGGAAACCGACGTGCTTCGAAAGAACGACAGCGGGGAGGCTGGCGGgactgcagcgccgcagaaagagaagaaggccgacAACCAAACCTCCTCTGTTAAAGAAGCCCTGAGACGCGCCGCAAAGTCGCTCGGCTGCGAGGACCTGGACATCAAAGACATGCGCCTGCTTGGCATTGGCTTGTCGTGA